The following are encoded in a window of Streptomyces sp. 11x1 genomic DNA:
- a CDS encoding site-specific integrase, with translation MAALAAVRDLREHWAPASAEELERFETDVLSGFVLARASAGLADGTIRGDVGHLDQIRTWFGRPLWDMEPADADVYFGKVLRNSPSGTRLGRSQALSTYFMFLELRHKVEIHRMTGRVVECPIDEMNRPRGAKDAQLRIPPSEPEIGTLFTGWGGELATCRKFAPTARNYTASKLMSQVGLRVSEACGLDLDDIKWDLGRFGKLHVRHGKGARGSGPRERMVPLINGADRTLRWFIEDVWGQFDDDHTRPGAPLLPSERKNTDGSARRVGDDALRNGLDNAVQAHLPSWTDRLTPHVLRHFCASQLYGNGLDLLAIQEVLGHSWIATTMRYIHVQQTRVEDAWVAGMERAAKRLEGLAR, from the coding sequence TTGGCGGCGCTGGCGGCCGTACGGGACCTGCGTGAGCACTGGGCGCCCGCGTCGGCGGAGGAGCTGGAGCGGTTCGAGACCGATGTGCTGTCCGGGTTCGTCCTCGCACGGGCCTCAGCGGGGCTGGCGGACGGCACCATCCGCGGGGACGTCGGTCACCTGGATCAGATCAGGACCTGGTTTGGCCGACCCTTGTGGGACATGGAGCCCGCTGACGCGGACGTGTACTTCGGGAAGGTGCTGCGGAACTCGCCCAGCGGCACCCGGCTGGGCCGGTCGCAGGCGTTGAGCACGTATTTCATGTTCCTGGAGCTGCGGCACAAGGTCGAGATCCATCGGATGACCGGCCGGGTGGTCGAGTGCCCGATCGACGAGATGAACCGGCCGCGCGGGGCCAAGGACGCCCAGCTGCGGATTCCGCCGAGTGAGCCGGAGATCGGGACGTTGTTCACCGGCTGGGGCGGCGAGCTGGCCACCTGCCGGAAGTTCGCCCCCACCGCCCGGAACTACACCGCCTCGAAGTTGATGTCCCAGGTCGGCCTGCGGGTGAGCGAAGCGTGTGGGCTCGACCTGGACGACATCAAGTGGGACCTGGGCCGCTTCGGCAAGCTCCACGTCCGCCATGGCAAGGGGGCCCGCGGCTCTGGACCGCGCGAGCGGATGGTTCCGCTGATCAATGGTGCCGACCGGACACTGCGGTGGTTCATCGAGGACGTGTGGGGCCAGTTCGACGACGATCACACTCGCCCTGGTGCCCCGCTGCTCCCTTCCGAGCGCAAGAACACCGACGGCTCCGCGCGCCGGGTCGGCGACGACGCCCTGCGCAACGGGCTCGACAACGCGGTCCAGGCTCATCTGCCGAGTTGGACGGACAGGTTGACCCCGCACGTCCTGCGGCATTTCTGCGCGTCCCAACTCTACGGAAACGGGCTGGACTTGCTCGCAATCCAGGAGGTCTTAGGACATTCCTGGATCGCCACGACCATGCGGTATATCCACGTGCAGCAGACCCGGGTCGAGGACGCCTGGGTCGCCGGGATGGAACGGGCCGCGAAGCGGCTGGAAGGACTGGCCCGATGA
- a CDS encoding helix-turn-helix transcriptional regulator, protein MRWNLRLTAANKGIWKASELQRSLAEHGLAISAGKMSGLWSGQPVSLKLEDLDVICVVLGCEIGDLLIPEPEKVRRPGQAEETERAAVGAGTAAPKVIPKRRDGRSLPPE, encoded by the coding sequence ATGAGGTGGAACCTGCGGCTGACCGCCGCGAACAAGGGTATCTGGAAGGCGTCCGAGCTCCAGCGGAGCCTGGCCGAGCACGGCCTGGCGATCTCGGCCGGCAAGATGTCCGGGCTGTGGTCCGGCCAGCCGGTCTCGCTCAAGCTGGAGGACCTGGACGTCATCTGCGTGGTCCTCGGCTGCGAGATCGGAGACCTGCTGATCCCCGAACCGGAGAAGGTCCGCCGCCCGGGCCAGGCAGAGGAGACGGAACGGGCCGCGGTCGGCGCGGGAACCGCCGCACCGAAGGTGATCCCCAAGCGCCGGGACGGCCGGTCGCTGCCGCCGGAGTGA
- a CDS encoding nuclear transport factor 2 family protein yields MPEYEKAMRPEDITRLFVERSNAGDAAGVAALYEEGAVMAYPPGDQTVGREAIRALWEKVLANRPRFEQEQPLPTLISGDIALTSTPPKDGAGARAQVVRRQPDGSWLRLLDQPEFVPPTR; encoded by the coding sequence ATGCCGGAGTACGAGAAGGCCATGCGGCCCGAGGACATCACCCGCTTGTTCGTCGAACGATCCAATGCCGGTGACGCGGCCGGGGTCGCCGCACTTTACGAAGAAGGTGCGGTGATGGCCTACCCACCCGGCGACCAGACGGTGGGCCGGGAGGCGATTCGTGCGCTGTGGGAGAAGGTGCTGGCCAACCGTCCCCGTTTCGAGCAGGAACAACCGCTGCCGACGCTGATCAGTGGCGACATCGCCCTCACCTCGACTCCTCCGAAGGACGGGGCCGGTGCCCGGGCGCAGGTCGTCCGGCGCCAGCCTGATGGAAGCTGGCTGCGCCTGCTCGACCAGCCCGAGTTCGTCCCACCCACCCGCTGA
- a CDS encoding LysR substrate-binding domain-containing protein, which translates to MELRQLEYFIAVAEEQNFTRAAERVHISQSGVSAQIRQLERELGAELFDRSARTVTLTVAGKAALEHARVALAAAGALGQAVGEVTDLIRGHLTVGMVIGCTLTPLFDALAAFHQAHPGVEISLLEDSSDRLIEGVRTGTVDLALIGAATATPDGLDALTIISERLVAAVPAGHPLAKQRRVTLRDLIAYPIVCMPPGTGLRTVFDQACAAQSLQPAITLQASAADAIADLAARGLAVAVLSDSMAASYRDRLTARTIDDVDTPALLALIWKNTYSPGMRELLVHSRQAFTKPDPATSPRTHGSTPDIRATDP; encoded by the coding sequence ATGGAGCTGAGGCAGCTGGAGTACTTCATCGCGGTCGCCGAGGAGCAGAACTTCACCCGGGCAGCCGAGCGGGTGCACATCAGCCAGTCCGGCGTCAGCGCCCAGATCCGCCAGCTGGAACGGGAACTCGGAGCCGAGCTGTTCGACCGGTCGGCCCGCACCGTCACCCTCACCGTCGCGGGAAAGGCCGCACTCGAACACGCCCGCGTCGCACTAGCCGCCGCTGGGGCACTCGGCCAGGCGGTGGGCGAGGTGACCGACCTGATCCGGGGGCACCTCACCGTCGGGATGGTCATCGGCTGCACCCTCACCCCGCTATTCGACGCCCTCGCCGCGTTCCACCAGGCACATCCCGGTGTGGAGATCTCGCTGCTGGAGGACAGCTCCGACCGGCTCATCGAGGGGGTGCGCACCGGCACCGTCGATCTGGCACTCATCGGGGCAGCAACCGCCACACCCGACGGACTGGACGCGCTGACCATCATCAGCGAGCGGCTCGTCGCGGCAGTCCCGGCCGGGCACCCTTTGGCGAAACAGCGGAGGGTCACCCTGCGCGACCTGATCGCCTACCCGATCGTGTGCATGCCGCCCGGCACCGGCCTGCGCACGGTATTCGACCAGGCCTGCGCCGCACAGAGCCTCCAACCCGCGATCACTCTGCAGGCCAGCGCCGCGGACGCCATTGCCGACCTCGCCGCCCGCGGGCTCGCCGTCGCCGTCCTCAGCGACTCCATGGCCGCGAGCTACCGCGACCGGCTCACCGCCCGCACCATCGATGATGTCGATACACCCGCATTGCTCGCCCTGATCTGGAAGAACACGTACAGCCCGGGGATGCGAGAACTGCTCGTGCACAGCCGGCAAGCATTCACCAAGCCCGACCCCGCGACTTCACCGCGAACCCACGGGTCTACCCCTGACATCAGGGCGACAGACCCTTGA
- a CDS encoding alpha/beta hydrolase, with protein sequence MTTARPSLDPELHGLLADMPLMSQLSPEVLAQVRPFSSMPVEPLLEGRAIDRREVTVASPDGTPIPLSVFSPANSDRTAAAPCVYWMHGGGMVMGDRFSQIDIPLEWLEEFGAVVVSVDYRLAPESTGTVPVDDCYQGLLWIADHAAELGIDPARIIVAGASAGGGLAAGVALLARDLGTPPIAAQVLIGPMLDHRNTTTSCLQYANGPGVWTREMNGFGWRCLLGDLTDDEVPAYVSPALADDLAGLPTTYIDTGSAEVFRDEDTDYATRIWAAGGQAELHVWAGGFHGFDALYPQAHISATARRTRTDWLARLLPTNPAA encoded by the coding sequence ATGACCACAGCACGCCCCTCCCTCGACCCCGAACTGCATGGACTCCTGGCCGACATGCCGCTGATGTCCCAGCTCAGCCCGGAAGTGCTGGCGCAGGTACGCCCCTTCTCCTCGATGCCCGTCGAACCCCTCCTCGAAGGTCGCGCCATCGACCGGCGCGAGGTCACCGTTGCGAGTCCGGACGGCACCCCGATCCCCTTGTCCGTCTTCAGCCCCGCGAACAGCGATCGCACCGCTGCCGCACCCTGCGTCTACTGGATGCACGGCGGCGGGATGGTCATGGGCGACCGCTTCTCACAGATCGACATCCCGCTGGAGTGGCTTGAGGAGTTCGGCGCCGTCGTGGTCTCCGTCGACTACCGCCTCGCGCCCGAGTCCACCGGCACCGTCCCGGTCGACGACTGCTACCAGGGACTGCTCTGGATCGCCGACCACGCCGCCGAACTGGGCATCGACCCCGCCCGGATCATCGTCGCAGGCGCCAGCGCGGGCGGCGGCCTCGCCGCCGGCGTGGCCCTGCTGGCCCGCGACCTCGGCACCCCGCCGATCGCCGCCCAGGTCCTGATCGGCCCCATGCTCGACCACCGCAACACCACCACCTCCTGCCTCCAGTACGCGAACGGGCCCGGCGTCTGGACCCGCGAGATGAACGGATTCGGATGGCGCTGCCTCCTCGGCGACCTCACCGACGACGAGGTACCCGCATACGTCTCACCCGCCCTGGCCGACGACCTCGCGGGCCTGCCGACCACCTACATCGACACCGGCTCCGCCGAAGTCTTCCGCGACGAGGACACCGACTACGCCACCCGCATCTGGGCGGCCGGCGGCCAGGCCGAACTCCACGTCTGGGCAGGCGGCTTCCACGGCTTCGACGCCCTGTACCCGCAGGCACACATCTCGGCCACAGCCCGCCGAACCCGCACCGACTGGCTCGCCCGGCTCCTGCCCACGAACCCCGCCGCCTAG
- a CDS encoding antibiotic biosynthesis monooxygenase has protein sequence MIASYGFGATLTARPGMGDRLVDLLLTGLNEGSPGASEYCLVYLVSRSASDPDVVHVAEGWTSEEDHHRVFAGRTAQAIVAQIDPLLAKDSEYTDYVPVRGKSAL, from the coding sequence ATGATTGCCAGCTACGGCTTCGGCGCCACCCTGACCGCCAGGCCCGGTATGGGCGACCGGCTCGTCGACCTGCTGCTGACCGGACTGAACGAGGGCAGTCCCGGCGCGAGCGAATACTGCCTCGTCTACCTCGTCTCCCGCTCCGCGTCCGACCCCGACGTCGTCCACGTCGCCGAAGGCTGGACCAGCGAGGAGGACCACCACCGCGTCTTCGCCGGCAGGACCGCCCAGGCCATCGTGGCGCAGATCGACCCGCTGCTCGCCAAGGACTCCGAATACACCGACTATGTTCCGGTCCGCGGCAAATCCGCCCTCTGA
- a CDS encoding AraC family transcriptional regulator — translation MHLEELRTLLARHARPDWTTAVDGVLISKVDRPDPPAPAMSGTLLAVIAQGAKRLALGERVFEYGPGQYLVASVDLPVTGQFTQADPKKPALGFGLVLEPSAVAELLLEAGPGDAPRSSGGAPSGIAVSDAPAALLDAVVRLLRLLDEPRDRAVLAPLVKREILWRLITGEQGATVRQLGLADSSLSHISRAVRWIREHYAQPFRVEDVARQSGMGVSAFYRNFQAVTAMSPIQFQKQIRLQEARLLLATHPGDVTGVGQRVGYDNPSQFSREYRRQFGSPPSQDAARLRQAVRAPAGLPL, via the coding sequence ATGCACCTCGAAGAACTCCGCACCCTGCTGGCCCGCCATGCGCGGCCCGACTGGACCACCGCCGTCGACGGCGTCCTCATCTCGAAGGTCGACCGCCCTGATCCACCGGCTCCTGCGATGTCCGGCACGCTCCTGGCGGTCATCGCGCAGGGCGCCAAACGCCTCGCCCTGGGTGAGAGGGTGTTCGAGTACGGGCCCGGGCAGTACCTGGTCGCATCCGTCGATCTGCCTGTCACAGGACAGTTCACCCAGGCCGACCCCAAGAAGCCGGCGCTGGGGTTCGGTCTCGTCCTGGAACCGTCCGCCGTTGCCGAGCTGCTGCTTGAGGCCGGGCCCGGAGATGCCCCCCGGAGCAGCGGGGGCGCGCCGTCGGGGATCGCCGTCAGCGACGCTCCGGCCGCGCTGCTGGACGCTGTGGTCCGGCTGCTGCGCCTGCTCGACGAGCCCCGCGACCGGGCCGTACTGGCCCCGCTGGTCAAGCGCGAGATCCTGTGGCGTCTGATCACCGGCGAGCAGGGTGCGACGGTTCGCCAGCTCGGCCTGGCCGACAGCAGCCTCAGCCACATCTCGCGGGCCGTGCGCTGGATCCGCGAGCACTACGCGCAGCCCTTCCGGGTCGAGGACGTGGCGCGGCAGTCCGGCATGGGCGTCTCCGCCTTCTACCGCAACTTCCAAGCGGTGACCGCGATGAGCCCCATCCAGTTCCAGAAGCAGATCCGGCTCCAGGAGGCCCGGCTGTTGCTCGCCACCCACCCCGGAGACGTCACCGGAGTCGGGCAGCGCGTCGGCTACGACAACCCGTCGCAGTTCAGCCGGGAGTACCGCCGCCAGTTCGGCTCGCCCCCCAGCCAGGACGCCGCCCGCCTGCGTCAGGCCGTGCGTGCGCCGGCAGGCCTCCCGCTCTGA
- a CDS encoding SDR family oxidoreductase has product MKTVLITGTSSGYGRETALHFHSQGWNVIATMRTPRPGILPESDRLRVIELDVTGPESITAAFEAAGPIDVLVNNAGVPSISVFEGTPMARVREVFETNTFGVMAMTQAVLPQFRERGSGVVVNVTSSVVLGHMPLSAVYKASKMAIEGFTASLALELAPFGVRAKTVQPGACLTTNFAANATKGASLDELVPAPYAPWAKKAMGDFTGQDLFTKESDVAETVWRAVHDTTGQLRFLAGPDAVSLSQAK; this is encoded by the coding sequence ATGAAGACAGTTCTGATCACTGGTACCTCGTCCGGGTACGGGCGGGAGACCGCACTCCACTTCCACTCGCAGGGGTGGAACGTCATCGCCACGATGCGGACGCCGCGTCCGGGCATCCTTCCCGAGTCGGACCGGCTCCGCGTCATCGAGCTCGACGTGACCGGGCCCGAGAGCATCACCGCCGCGTTCGAGGCAGCCGGTCCCATCGATGTCCTGGTCAACAACGCGGGCGTGCCATCGATCAGCGTGTTCGAGGGCACCCCCATGGCCCGAGTGCGGGAGGTCTTCGAGACCAACACGTTCGGCGTGATGGCGATGACGCAGGCGGTGCTGCCCCAGTTCCGCGAGCGCGGCTCCGGCGTGGTGGTCAACGTGACCTCCAGCGTGGTGCTGGGGCACATGCCGCTCTCGGCCGTCTACAAGGCGAGCAAGATGGCCATCGAGGGGTTCACCGCATCCCTCGCGCTCGAACTCGCGCCCTTCGGTGTGCGGGCGAAGACGGTCCAGCCGGGCGCCTGCCTGACGACGAACTTCGCGGCCAACGCGACGAAGGGCGCCTCATTGGACGAGCTGGTCCCGGCGCCCTACGCACCGTGGGCGAAGAAGGCCATGGGCGACTTCACGGGCCAGGACCTGTTCACCAAGGAGAGCGACGTCGCCGAGACAGTGTGGCGAGCCGTGCACGACACGACCGGCCAGCTGCGATTCCTCGCCGGCCCCGACGCGGTCTCGCTCTCCCAGGCGAAGTGA